A window of Amycolatopsis australiensis contains these coding sequences:
- a CDS encoding SDR family NAD(P)-dependent oxidoreductase yields the protein MTTQTWIITGATRGLGRALAESALAAGDNVVAAVRRPERVADLNTKYPNSFQAVRFDVRDTGAAPALVRTAIDRFGQLDVLVNNAGRAVVGAVEEVGDEQLRELMDLHLFGPAALVRAALPPMRERGTGTIVQMSSQGGRQSFPGVAAYSASKFALEGWSEALAGEVAGFGIRVMLVEPSRFRTGFNEADVLEFAEPSETYRDALAAVRADMAGAGGRQEGDPVRAADIIVSLVHGDDVPLRLPLGSEAVERLTRAYRRDLDGVERWAETARSADFADAPPASRPI from the coding sequence ATGACGACACAGACCTGGATCATCACCGGCGCGACCCGCGGCCTCGGGCGCGCCTTGGCGGAATCGGCTCTCGCGGCGGGCGACAACGTGGTGGCCGCCGTGCGCCGGCCGGAGCGCGTGGCGGACCTGAACACCAAGTACCCCAACTCCTTTCAGGCCGTGCGGTTCGACGTCCGCGACACCGGCGCGGCCCCAGCCCTGGTGCGGACGGCGATCGACCGCTTCGGGCAGCTCGACGTGCTGGTCAACAACGCCGGCCGGGCCGTGGTCGGCGCGGTCGAGGAGGTCGGCGACGAGCAGCTGCGTGAACTGATGGACCTGCACCTGTTCGGCCCGGCCGCCCTGGTCCGCGCCGCGCTGCCGCCGATGCGCGAGCGCGGGACCGGGACGATCGTGCAGATGAGCAGCCAGGGCGGGCGCCAGTCGTTCCCGGGCGTGGCCGCGTATTCGGCGTCGAAGTTCGCCCTCGAAGGCTGGTCGGAAGCCCTGGCGGGCGAGGTCGCCGGCTTCGGGATCCGGGTGATGCTCGTGGAGCCGAGCCGGTTCCGCACCGGGTTCAACGAGGCCGACGTGCTGGAGTTCGCGGAGCCGTCCGAGACCTACCGCGACGCGCTCGCCGCGGTGCGCGCGGACATGGCCGGGGCCGGCGGCCGCCAGGAAGGCGATCCGGTGCGGGCCGCGGACATCATCGTGTCCCTCGTGCACGGTGACGACGTGCCGCTGCGGCTGCCGCTGGGCAGCGAGGCCGTCGAGCGGCTCACCCGTGCCTACCGGCGCGACCTCGACGGCGTCGAGCGGTGGGCCGAGACCGCCCGCAGCGCCGATTTCGCCGACGCCCCGCCCGCTTCGCGGCCGATCTAG
- a CDS encoding MerR family transcriptional regulator: protein MATDELLTRALAMLGDDDVSVEAIHRLTDAGAMTEPMTIAEVADMLDISPHTLRYYERAGLVDVGRDSSGYRVYDEEAVRRLVFLTRMRLSGMPMRDLQHYVELVDAGEDTVPERLDMLVEHRDTIRRRIRELTLSLAATEYKIATYGGSTGPETTSGPARAEAP from the coding sequence ATGGCCACGGACGAACTGCTGACCAGGGCGCTGGCGATGCTGGGCGACGACGACGTGTCGGTCGAGGCCATCCACCGGCTCACCGACGCGGGCGCGATGACCGAGCCGATGACGATCGCCGAGGTCGCCGACATGCTCGACATCTCGCCGCACACGCTCCGCTACTACGAACGCGCCGGGCTCGTCGACGTCGGCCGCGACAGCAGCGGATACCGCGTCTACGACGAAGAGGCGGTGCGGCGCCTGGTGTTCCTGACCCGGATGCGGCTGTCCGGGATGCCGATGCGCGACCTGCAGCACTACGTCGAGCTCGTGGACGCCGGGGAAGACACCGTGCCCGAGCGCCTCGACATGCTCGTCGAGCACCGCGACACCATCCGGCGGCGCATCCGCGAGCTGACGCTTTCCCTCGCCGCGACCGAGTACAAGATCGCCACGTACGGCGGCTCGACCGGCCCGGAGACGACCTCCGGCCCCGCGCGAGCCGAGGCCCCCTGA
- a CDS encoding LysR family transcriptional regulator, with protein sequence MIRPGGSDVDLRDLRYLLAVAEEGTLARAAVRLRVSASPLSRQIRLIEARLGLPVFARQGRRLTLTEAGARLLDRAREVLAAADQLAEHVRTELGEPPTRLAVGCVDAAVHTGLLATGLRAAEHTYPGLRTTVTLGHSPELIDRLRAGELDVALVHTPPPAADPNLVRTLVLQDPVALVIPAGHPAAHAPRPAALDGQAWITDQRAPAGIERFRAAARDAGFTPDIRYQAADLAVRVNLAAAGLGIAMLPARAVPALVPPALPVTVAPVPWLPLRIQVYTVTTRRPPRVVPAFTAGLTALPSPALPKTSRPGTTQAPSDLTRTPDDDG encoded by the coding sequence GTGATCAGACCTGGCGGGTCCGACGTGGACCTGCGTGACCTGCGGTACCTGCTGGCGGTGGCGGAGGAGGGCACGCTGGCGCGGGCGGCGGTCCGGTTGCGGGTCAGCGCGTCGCCGCTGAGCAGGCAGATCCGGCTGATCGAGGCACGTCTCGGGCTGCCGGTGTTCGCCAGGCAGGGGCGCCGGCTGACGCTCACGGAGGCGGGCGCGCGGCTGCTGGACCGGGCACGAGAGGTGCTGGCCGCGGCCGACCAGCTCGCCGAACACGTGCGGACCGAACTCGGCGAGCCGCCCACGCGGCTCGCCGTCGGTTGCGTGGACGCCGCGGTGCACACCGGACTGCTCGCCACCGGCCTGCGCGCGGCCGAGCACACTTACCCGGGCCTGCGCACCACGGTCACGCTGGGCCACAGCCCCGAACTGATCGACCGGCTCCGCGCGGGCGAACTGGACGTCGCGCTGGTGCACACCCCGCCACCCGCGGCCGACCCGAACCTGGTCAGGACCCTGGTACTGCAAGACCCCGTCGCGCTCGTGATCCCGGCGGGCCACCCCGCCGCCCACGCACCCCGCCCGGCCGCCCTCGACGGTCAGGCATGGATCACCGACCAGCGCGCGCCGGCAGGCATCGAGCGGTTCCGCGCCGCGGCGCGCGACGCCGGGTTCACCCCGGACATCCGTTACCAGGCCGCTGACCTGGCCGTCCGGGTCAACCTCGCCGCCGCCGGCCTCGGTATCGCCATGCTGCCCGCACGCGCCGTGCCCGCCCTGGTGCCGCCCGCGCTGCCCGTCACGGTCGCCCCCGTGCCGTGGCTGCCGCTGCGGATCCAGGTCTACACGGTCACCACCCGCCGCCCGCCGCGCGTCGTCCCGGCCTTCACCGCCGGCCTGACGGCACTGCCGAGCCCCGCGCTCCCGAAGACTTCGCGGCCGGGCACCACGCAAGCCCCGAGCGACCTCACCCGAACACCGGACGACGACGGGTGA
- a CDS encoding MBL fold metallo-hydrolase, with protein MVSAAPRAEVRMGDTTVTYLPDGEARIVPAAAFPGTTPDQWSGFLDGDGRLTFSAGSFLIRTPATAVLVDLGLGAVDFEVPGVGRYRGGALLAGLAAEGLRPADIDVVVFTHLHWDHVGWTGTADGDLTFPAARYVAHAAEWAHWTSSDSPAGPDRAAVQQPLADRIEFVRDGEDLAPGIRVLATPGHTPGHLSVLVTAPGGTGQVLVLGDVLHSPAQVAHPERAFRSHHDPAAADRARGRLLAQAHGTDAVLAAGHFAPAVFGRIRDRTWLPLGGA; from the coding sequence ATGGTTTCCGCAGCACCACGCGCCGAGGTCCGGATGGGCGACACCACCGTGACCTACCTCCCCGACGGCGAAGCCCGCATCGTCCCGGCCGCGGCCTTCCCCGGCACCACACCGGACCAGTGGTCCGGATTTCTCGACGGCGACGGCCGGCTCACGTTCAGCGCCGGCTCGTTCCTGATCCGCACCCCGGCCACGGCGGTCCTGGTCGACCTCGGCCTCGGCGCGGTCGACTTCGAGGTGCCCGGGGTCGGCCGCTACCGCGGCGGCGCCCTGCTCGCCGGCCTGGCCGCCGAGGGGCTGCGCCCCGCCGACATCGACGTCGTCGTGTTCACCCACCTGCACTGGGACCACGTCGGCTGGACCGGCACCGCCGACGGTGACTTGACCTTCCCCGCGGCCAGGTACGTCGCGCACGCCGCCGAGTGGGCCCACTGGACCAGCAGCGACAGCCCGGCGGGCCCGGACCGCGCGGCCGTGCAGCAGCCGCTGGCCGACCGGATCGAGTTCGTCCGGGACGGGGAGGACCTCGCCCCCGGCATTCGGGTGCTGGCCACCCCCGGCCACACCCCCGGGCACCTCAGCGTGCTGGTCACCGCGCCCGGCGGGACCGGCCAGGTGCTCGTGCTCGGCGACGTCCTGCACTCGCCGGCGCAGGTCGCGCACCCCGAGCGGGCCTTCCGGTCCCATCACGACCCGGCAGCGGCCGACCGCGCTCGCGGCCGGCTGCTCGCCCAGGCACACGGCACCGACGCCGTGCTCGCCGCCGGGCACTTCGCGCCGGCCGTGTTCGGGCGAATCCGCGACCGCACCTGGCTGCCCCTGGGCGGCGCATGA
- a CDS encoding fumarylacetoacetate hydrolase family protein, translating to MSHLVRFTDGTGGIRVGLLTGEQLRPLAVASMSDLLRHSVAEIRELAETAGEPVPTAGTRLLPPLDGRMEVWAAGVTYLRSEEARREESADQDVYARVYRAKRPELFFKSSAWRVVTDDEPVAIRTDSAGDVPEPELGLLLTGTGEIAGYLVVDDVSSRSIEGENPLYLPQAKIYTGSCAVSARVRPAWEVPDPRSLDLRMRILRDGDEVFTGEASTAQLNREPAELVEYLWRDNDFPDGAVLSTGTSVVPGLDLGLRPGDVVEIEIAEVGALRSPVVLGADEVRRVLATR from the coding sequence ATGAGCCATCTGGTGCGGTTCACCGACGGGACGGGCGGCATCCGGGTCGGCCTGCTGACCGGTGAGCAGCTGCGGCCGCTCGCGGTGGCGTCGATGAGCGACCTGCTGCGCCACTCCGTGGCGGAGATCCGCGAGCTGGCCGAGACCGCCGGGGAGCCGGTGCCCACGGCCGGGACGCGGCTGCTGCCGCCGCTGGACGGGCGGATGGAGGTGTGGGCCGCCGGCGTGACCTACCTGCGGTCCGAAGAGGCCCGCCGCGAGGAAAGCGCCGACCAGGACGTCTACGCCCGGGTATACCGCGCGAAGCGGCCGGAGCTGTTCTTCAAGTCGTCCGCGTGGCGGGTCGTCACCGACGACGAGCCGGTCGCGATCCGCACCGATTCGGCCGGCGACGTCCCGGAACCGGAACTGGGCCTGCTGCTGACCGGCACCGGCGAGATCGCCGGCTACCTGGTGGTCGACGACGTCAGCTCACGCAGCATCGAAGGCGAGAACCCGCTGTACCTGCCCCAGGCCAAGATCTACACCGGTTCGTGCGCGGTGTCGGCCCGCGTCCGGCCGGCGTGGGAGGTGCCGGACCCGCGATCGCTGGACCTGCGCATGCGCATCCTGCGCGACGGCGACGAGGTGTTCACCGGCGAGGCCAGCACCGCCCAGCTGAACCGCGAGCCGGCGGAGCTGGTGGAGTACCTGTGGCGCGACAACGACTTCCCCGACGGAGCCGTCCTCTCGACGGGCACTTCGGTCGTGCCGGGCCTCGACCTCGGGCTGCGGCCGGGAGACGTGGTGGAGATCGAGATCGCCGAGGTCGGCGCACTGCGCTCCCCGGTGGTGCTGGGCGCGGACGAAGTGCGCCGGGTGCTCGCCACGCGCTGA